AATTCTTTACCTTTTACCTGTGACAATTTTAGAGATAGTTTGGGTATTAGAAAAAGTTTATAGATTTGAACGAAAAAAAATCAGGGAATATGTCGAATCCATTTTAAACACACCTGAATTGGAAATTGAATTGGAAAATGTATTTAGAAAGGCAATTGAAGTATACGAAGAAAAAAATGTGAAATTTGCTGATGCCGTAATGGGTTTCTGGGGATTAGAAAAGGGTTTTAATACCGTATATACTTATGATGAGAAAGATTTTAAGAGGATAGAAGGGCTTGAGGTGAAAAAACCATAAACGCTGACGCTAAAAAAACACTTTCCAGTCAGATACAAATTTATAATTTATCCGGCCATTAAAAACTGAACGGGAAATGAGTTTTGTATATTCATAAAATAGCTCTTCGCGGATGGTTTTAATCTATTTAGGTGGCATGGTTTTACTTGAATGTAATCTCTTTACCAACTTTATTATTCCAAACTTTTAAGGAATTCTATTAATTTTGATGCGGTAATAACAAGGACTGTTCTTTCCTGTGCTGTCATAATACCTTCTAAGCTTATTATATCTGAACTTAATTTTAGATTTGTTGTAAAACTTTTACGAAATCTAATAAATGGTACAGTTTCAAAAACTGGATTTGTAATTTCACCGTTTTCAATTGATATATTCTTGGGATCAAATTTGCATATTTTAAGTTCAGCCGTAGTTACAATAGCAGTGAAATATATTTTTCTAAAATCACCGTTATTTTTATTCAGTT
The sequence above is drawn from the bacterium genome and encodes:
- a CDS encoding PIN domain-containing protein; translation: MNRSFIDTSVILRFLVKDDDVKKEASRKLIKDSKGNDVILYLLPVTILEIVWVLEKVYRFERKKIREYVESILNTPELEIELENVFRKAIEVYEEKNVKFADAVMGFWGLEKGFNTVYTYDEKDFKRIEGLEVKKP